One part of the Syntrophorhabdaceae bacterium genome encodes these proteins:
- a CDS encoding MmgE/PrpD family protein encodes MKTRAMTVTEKLAQYTGGFSYKTLSDLEIHAAKRVLLDMLACAVGAYDSDAGRIVRSVMEEQGGSQESTMIGSRIKVPCANAALANGAMTRYLDYNDTYFRMNGTLRFGIHSNELIPAALAVGERRHASGKDVITAIALAYDLAARFIDASFARNLHLRGWHYSSMAGFVVALCAGQLLGISTEQLANAGCPMRN; translated from the coding sequence ATGAAGACACGCGCTATGACAGTCACAGAGAAGCTGGCTCAGTACACGGGTGGATTCTCTTATAAAACGTTAAGCGATCTGGAGATACATGCAGCAAAGAGGGTCTTATTGGATATGCTTGCATGCGCGGTAGGCGCGTACGATAGCGATGCCGGAAGAATCGTTCGCTCTGTTATGGAAGAACAGGGCGGGTCTCAGGAATCAACCATGATCGGTAGCCGGATTAAGGTGCCCTGTGCGAATGCTGCCCTTGCTAACGGCGCGATGACTCGTTATCTTGATTACAATGATACCTATTTCAGGATGAACGGTACGTTGAGGTTTGGTATACATTCCAACGAATTGATACCCGCAGCGCTGGCCGTGGGGGAGCGCCGGCATGCAAGCGGCAAGGATGTCATAACGGCAATAGCGCTCGCGTATGACCTGGCCGCCAGGTTCATCGATGCGTCGTTTGCCCGGAACCTGCACCTAAGGGGGTGGCATTATTCTTCCATGGCAGGATTTGTTGTTGCCCTGTGCGCCGGCCAACTCCTCGGCATCTCTACCGAGCAACTGGCGAATGCCGGATGTCCGATGAGGAATTAG
- a CDS encoding MFS transporter, whose protein sequence is MHKEESISQLTLRNILNRDFALGFLAYFAFLSTNTALYPTLPIYLGQLGSSAGQIGILVGAIGVASLICRPFVGGILVKYSEKNVIMVGAALSVLAFLTFTVFRHFWPLLIVRFVQGISLACVDTAIFVSVVSALPLAYRGQGISYLMLAPSLSTAIAPSLSVFVVSRYSFTTLFLSCAGLSTCTLLCAWKLKGREDKRPAVNDPALNTHLFEWNVVVPAIVIFLQYFIWGTIIAFLPLYAVQRGIANPGIFFSASAIMIMLGRALGGRVLNAFSQEKIILTFTFTGAVALVVLFFTKTLLTFIFVGLLWGAGISFLIPVSMAYALDYAGSSSGTAVGTLRAISDLGLALGPIIMGSILFLTGYRAMFLCLAFLCLVSLGYFQLYVRKKHDARKKFLHHPRA, encoded by the coding sequence ATGCACAAAGAAGAAAGTATCTCCCAATTGACTTTACGAAATATACTTAATCGCGATTTTGCCCTCGGATTCCTTGCATATTTTGCTTTTTTGAGCACCAATACAGCCCTTTATCCCACACTCCCAATCTATCTGGGGCAGTTGGGTTCCAGTGCAGGACAGATAGGCATTCTGGTCGGGGCCATTGGCGTCGCATCGTTGATCTGCAGGCCCTTTGTCGGCGGGATCCTTGTTAAATATTCAGAAAAAAACGTTATTATGGTCGGCGCCGCGTTATCTGTTCTTGCCTTCCTTACCTTTACCGTGTTTCGTCATTTTTGGCCCTTGTTGATCGTGAGATTCGTTCAGGGGATTTCCCTTGCATGTGTAGATACTGCCATCTTTGTCTCTGTCGTGAGCGCCCTGCCGCTGGCATATCGGGGTCAGGGCATCAGCTACTTAATGCTGGCTCCCAGTCTCTCGACGGCCATTGCCCCTTCTTTGAGCGTATTTGTTGTTAGTCGTTATAGCTTTACCACGCTGTTTCTGTCCTGCGCAGGTTTATCCACCTGTACCCTCCTGTGTGCCTGGAAACTGAAAGGCCGGGAGGATAAAAGGCCTGCAGTCAATGATCCTGCCTTGAATACCCATTTGTTTGAATGGAATGTAGTTGTCCCCGCCATCGTCATCTTTCTGCAGTATTTCATCTGGGGAACGATTATTGCATTCCTCCCCCTGTATGCGGTTCAACGTGGAATAGCAAATCCGGGGATCTTCTTTTCTGCTTCGGCCATCATGATCATGCTGGGGCGCGCGCTGGGGGGGAGGGTCTTGAACGCTTTCAGTCAGGAAAAGATTATTCTGACCTTTACTTTTACAGGGGCAGTCGCTCTTGTCGTTCTCTTCTTTACAAAAACTCTCTTGACGTTTATTTTTGTGGGATTGCTGTGGGGAGCGGGGATCTCATTCCTGATCCCTGTATCGATGGCATACGCCCTTGATTATGCAGGTTCTTCAAGCGGTACCGCCGTTGGTACCTTACGGGCGATCTCGGATTTAGGACTGGCGCTTGGGCCAATCATTATGGGCAGTATCCTTTTTTTGACAGGTTATCGGGCAATGTTTCTCTGTCTGGCCTTTCTCTGTCTTGTAAGCCTGGGCTATTTTCAGCTTTATGTGAGGAAAAAACATGATGCACGTAAGAAATTTTTACACCATCCAAGGGCTTAA
- a CDS encoding aminotransferase class I/II-fold pyridoxal phosphate-dependent enzyme — protein MKIAKRSDAIAPFYVMELLEKAKELEAKGKDIVHMEVGEPDFPTPFVVKEEAIQSIRGDRTFYTHSLGLPELRKRISQHYWETGGIVVPPERIIITNGTSGAFLLLFAVLLERGRLLGISDPGYPCYKNIASLLDCGILPIPVSEQTGFEVTQNLLGSLKYLPDLLVLANPSNPTGTVYREETLSGLYESLAVEDKLLVVDEIYLGLTYGQKPGSALAISDNIIVVNGFSKTYAMTGWRLGWMVVPGELVRPIQKFAQNIFISPPS, from the coding sequence ATGAAGATTGCAAAAAGGTCTGATGCCATTGCACCCTTCTATGTCATGGAGCTCCTTGAAAAAGCGAAAGAACTGGAGGCAAAAGGCAAAGATATCGTTCACATGGAGGTCGGTGAGCCGGATTTTCCCACCCCTTTCGTGGTCAAGGAAGAGGCAATCCAATCGATCAGGGGTGACCGTACCTTTTATACGCACAGTCTTGGCCTCCCGGAACTGCGAAAAAGGATCTCCCAACACTATTGGGAGACAGGCGGAATAGTCGTCCCGCCCGAGAGGATCATCATCACAAACGGGACCTCCGGGGCATTTTTGCTTCTCTTTGCCGTCCTGCTTGAACGGGGGAGATTGCTTGGCATATCCGATCCGGGCTACCCCTGTTATAAAAACATCGCGTCACTCCTGGATTGCGGAATCCTCCCCATACCGGTATCGGAGCAAACGGGGTTCGAGGTGACACAAAACCTTCTTGGCTCTCTGAAATATCTTCCGGACCTTCTCGTCCTTGCCAACCCATCGAACCCAACAGGCACCGTTTACAGGGAAGAGACGCTGTCAGGACTTTACGAGAGCCTCGCCGTGGAGGACAAGCTCCTCGTCGTTGATGAGATATATCTCGGCCTTACCTACGGACAAAAGCCGGGGAGCGCCCTCGCCATCTCTGATAACATTATCGTGGTAAACGGTTTCTCAAAAACGTACGCCATGACAGGCTGGAGGCTTGGATGGATGGTGGTGCCCGGGGAGCTCGTAAGACCAATACAAAAATTCGCTCAAAACATATTCATTTCCCCGCCTTC
- the leuB gene encoding 3-isopropylmalate dehydrogenase, producing MKLSIAVLPGDGVGPEIVAEGVKVLGAIGERFGHDFTFREGQMGAAAFERTGIALSRETVELCKSCDSILFGAVGDPKFEQPNLKLRPELGYGLIRLRKELGLFANIRPVRLFPSLINSTNFKPEVVNGVDFIIIRELTGGIYFAEPKQVFRDSGARRAVDTCAYSEEEIRRILTVGFELARGRRKKLTSVDKFQILRTSDLWREIAKEVAAEYPDVEVEYGLVDSTAMRLILSPRDFDVVVTENLFGDILSDEASMLAGSLGMMPSASIAEIPGSGKRLFGLYEPIHGSAPTLKGLNVANPIAIILSVALMLRYSFGLHQEAKSIEDSVDQVLREGYRTEDIMSPGNTKVGTKEMGELIVTKVLA from the coding sequence ATGAAATTGTCTATCGCCGTACTGCCGGGTGATGGTGTAGGCCCCGAGATCGTAGCTGAAGGGGTAAAGGTTCTTGGAGCTATTGGAGAGAGGTTTGGTCACGATTTTACGTTTCGCGAGGGCCAGATGGGGGCAGCGGCTTTTGAGCGGACAGGCATAGCCCTTTCCCGGGAAACGGTGGAACTGTGCAAAAGTTGCGACTCGATTCTTTTCGGGGCCGTTGGAGATCCGAAATTTGAGCAGCCGAATTTGAAGCTCCGGCCGGAACTGGGCTATGGGCTCATCAGACTTCGGAAGGAACTTGGACTTTTTGCTAATATCCGACCTGTCCGGCTCTTCCCCTCCTTGATAAACTCTACAAACTTCAAGCCTGAGGTGGTGAATGGCGTTGACTTCATCATAATCCGGGAACTGACGGGCGGGATTTACTTCGCAGAACCGAAACAGGTTTTCAGGGACAGTGGAGCCCGAAGAGCCGTTGATACATGTGCCTACTCGGAGGAGGAGATTAGACGTATTCTGACAGTCGGGTTTGAGTTGGCCAGAGGGCGGCGAAAGAAGCTGACATCGGTAGATAAGTTTCAGATTCTCCGGACCTCCGACCTGTGGCGAGAAATCGCCAAAGAGGTGGCGGCAGAGTACCCGGATGTCGAGGTCGAGTACGGGCTTGTGGATTCCACCGCGATGCGTCTCATTCTTAGTCCCAGAGATTTTGACGTGGTCGTCACAGAGAACCTTTTTGGCGATATCCTCAGCGACGAGGCCTCCATGCTGGCCGGCTCGTTAGGCATGATGCCTTCTGCCAGCATAGCGGAAATACCCGGATCGGGAAAGCGGCTGTTTGGCCTCTATGAGCCGATCCACGGGAGCGCTCCCACCCTCAAGGGATTAAACGTAGCAAATCCCATTGCCATAATCCTGAGCGTGGCCCTGATGCTTCGTTACTCCTTTGGGCTGCATCAAGAGGCTAAAAGCATAGAGGACTCCGTAGATCAGGTCCTCCGCGAGGGTTATCGCACCGAGGACATCATGAGCCCGGGAAATACAAAGGTGGGAACGAAGGAGATGGGAGAGCTTATTGTGACAAAGGTCCTGGCTTGA
- a CDS encoding 3-isopropylmalate dehydratase large subunit, which produces MGSTIAEKILARASGKETARPGEYVMAAIDLAMAHDSLGPIYEILSRAGVDKVWDKDKIVCVLDHWNPPPTVRDAEIYKQIRMAVKKFGIRHFYGQNAGVCHQVLFEKGHIIPGRLIVGADSHTLSYGACGAAAAGIGHSEMAYVFAFGKLWFKVPETIKFIIEGVLPARVTAKDVILAIAGKYSVGAAQYKAVEFAGRVCSEMSLASRITMCNMAAEIGAKFAFFEPDEKVREYLEERTKEPVNVLEADEDASYEAVYREDVSQLEPQVAFPFAVDNVRPISKVGDIRIDQAVIGSCTNGRLEDLRAAVEIIGTTKIHPDVRMLVIPSSSEVYRDAIREGILASLSESGAIICNPGCGPCMGAHMGLLASGEICISTTNRNFRGRMGSPESELYLASPATVAASAITGRIADPRGL; this is translated from the coding sequence ATGGGATCAACCATAGCTGAAAAGATTCTTGCCAGAGCATCAGGGAAGGAGACGGCAAGACCGGGTGAATATGTGATGGCAGCTATCGACCTTGCTATGGCTCACGATTCCCTGGGGCCTATATATGAGATTCTGTCAAGGGCAGGTGTAGATAAAGTCTGGGATAAAGACAAGATTGTCTGCGTACTCGACCACTGGAATCCACCACCTACGGTCAGAGATGCAGAGATATACAAGCAAATCAGAATGGCAGTAAAGAAGTTCGGCATACGACATTTTTATGGTCAGAACGCGGGCGTTTGCCACCAGGTGCTCTTCGAGAAAGGACATATCATTCCAGGCAGACTTATCGTGGGCGCTGATTCGCATACCCTCAGTTATGGCGCCTGCGGGGCAGCAGCAGCCGGGATTGGCCATTCCGAGATGGCATATGTGTTCGCATTCGGAAAGCTCTGGTTTAAAGTGCCTGAGACCATCAAGTTCATCATCGAGGGCGTTCTTCCCGCAAGAGTGACCGCAAAGGATGTTATCCTGGCTATTGCAGGCAAGTATTCAGTAGGGGCGGCTCAATACAAGGCGGTGGAATTTGCCGGGAGAGTGTGCAGCGAGATGAGTCTTGCCAGCAGGATAACGATGTGCAACATGGCTGCCGAGATAGGAGCGAAGTTTGCTTTCTTTGAACCAGACGAGAAGGTAAGGGAGTACCTTGAGGAAAGAACGAAGGAGCCCGTCAATGTGTTGGAAGCCGACGAGGATGCTTCCTATGAGGCTGTCTATCGGGAAGACGTCTCACAGTTAGAGCCCCAGGTTGCTTTCCCATTTGCGGTGGACAACGTGAGACCGATTTCAAAAGTCGGTGATATAAGAATAGACCAGGCCGTAATCGGGTCCTGCACAAACGGAAGGCTTGAGGATTTAAGGGCGGCCGTTGAGATAATTGGAACCACAAAGATCCATCCGGATGTCCGGATGCTCGTGATCCCCTCTTCTTCGGAAGTGTATCGAGACGCTATCCGGGAAGGCATCCTGGCGAGCCTGTCCGAATCCGGGGCGATCATCTGCAATCCCGGCTGTGGTCCCTGCATGGGTGCACATATGGGATTACTTGCCTCGGGGGAGATATGCATATCTACTACGAACAGGAATTTCAGAGGGCGGATGGGGAGTCCTGAATCTGAACTTTACCTGGCGTCTCCCGCAACCGTTGCCGCATCAGCAATAACAGGCAGAATCGCAGATCCGAGAGGACTATAG
- a CDS encoding 3-isopropylmalate dehydratase: protein MIGRIKGRVWKFGDNVDTDVMTSGKYLNLPMDEIKKHAFEEVRPEFARQINPGDIILAGRNFGCGSSRETAPAALKALGLGAVVAESFARIFYRNSIAIGLPAIICPGVASLGNDGDEAEISLADRKVTNYTTGKILDFQAFPDEMLKVLECGGIEPLLKQMKTD, encoded by the coding sequence GTGATCGGCAGGATAAAAGGTCGAGTCTGGAAGTTTGGTGATAACGTAGATACCGATGTCATGACGTCAGGTAAGTATTTGAATCTACCCATGGACGAAATAAAAAAGCACGCCTTTGAGGAAGTACGTCCTGAGTTTGCACGACAAATAAACCCTGGAGACATTATTCTGGCGGGTCGTAACTTCGGGTGTGGTTCCAGCAGGGAGACGGCACCTGCAGCCCTTAAGGCGCTTGGACTTGGAGCTGTCGTGGCGGAATCTTTTGCCCGAATATTCTACAGAAACTCGATAGCGATCGGTCTTCCTGCCATTATTTGTCCGGGTGTCGCTTCGCTCGGCAACGATGGCGATGAAGCAGAAATAAGCCTTGCCGATCGAAAGGTGACGAATTATACAACAGGTAAAATTCTCGATTTTCAGGCTTTTCCAGATGAAATGCTCAAGGTTTTAGAATGTGGCGGTATCGAACCGCTATTAAAACAGATGAAAACCGATTAG